A DNA window from Hevea brasiliensis isolate MT/VB/25A 57/8 chromosome 2, ASM3005281v1, whole genome shotgun sequence contains the following coding sequences:
- the LOC110669541 gene encoding uncharacterized protein LOC110669541, with translation MLIGHADGLSELGSSKDYLLSDPEPELDDDDDEFHSEQVLYAASFEELGENTIKYDTVIWVSISLLLALAWGVGILMLLYSPTTGYVLRKEISSRKLHVTWDIQFLYLCYSQKSKKEIAVHIPLLNLLLFYYFPCVKVSRPSFIPFWGVAAIEKCVPLSSVIDVIMEQGCIQSVYGIHTFRVERIASGKAAPVGELQVQGVINPALLRKVIITEAAKNTQDVGKGWKPAAYTGEGKGKSRTVSFSEGAAAFKSPTKSWKMTSSPRYASMEPRSAVPSEVVLNKLEEVSKSVKENGCVCLHLFFKCT, from the exons ATGTTGATAGGACACGCAGATGGTCTATCAGAACTTGGATCATCGAAGGATTACCTACTTTCTGATCCTGAACCGGAGttggatgatgatgatgatgaatttCATTCTGAACAGGTATTGTATGCAGCTTCATTTGAGGAACTTGGAGAAAATACTATCAAGTATGACACCGTTATATGGGTTTCCATATCCTTGTTGCTGGCTTTAGCTTGGGGAGTTGGTATCCTTATGCTGCTATATTCGCCCACTACAGGATATGTGCTTCGAAAGGAGATTTCTTCACGCAAACTTCATGTTAC GTGGGATATTCAATTCTTATATCTTTGTTATTCACAAAAAAGTAAGAAAGAAATAGCAGTTCATATACCGTTACTGAATTTactgttgttttattattttccttGTGTCAAGGTTTCAAGGCCTTCATTCATACCCTTTTGGGGAGTAGCAGCGATTGAGAAGTGTGTTCCGCTTTCATCAGTGATTGATGTCATCATGGAACAAG GTTGCATACAGTCTGTTTATGGGATTCATACATTTAGAGTTGAACGTATAGCAAGTGGAAAAGCTGCACCAGTAGGTGAACTACAAGTTCAAGGTGTTATTAACCCTGCACTTCTAAGGAAG GTCATAATAACTGAAGCTGCAAAAAATACACAGGATGTTGGAAAAGGCTGGAAACCTGCTGCTTACACAGGGGAAGGGAAGGGTAAGTCTAGAACAGTATCATTTAGTGAGGGAGCAGCTGCTTTTAAATCGCCAACCAAAAGCTGGAAG ATGACAAGTTCTCCACGCTATGCATCTATGGAGCCTAGAAGTGCAGTACCAAGTGAAGTGGTGCTCAATAAGCTTGAAGAAGTCAGTAAGTCAGTAAAG GAAAATGGTTGTGTTTGTTTGCATTTGTTTTTTAAATGTACTTAA